A single genomic interval of Nonomuraea rubra harbors:
- a CDS encoding ATP-binding protein — translation MVMALFGREREIAQVESLVAQIPEQGDALVIRGEAGIGKSALLAVALDRARALGFATAVASGVQSETHLPFAGLHQLIQPMLETAAELPVAQREALLNAFGMGDGQAPQPFLIALAVLNLLGEAAAAEPLLVVVEDLQWLDRPTTDVLAFVTRRLRSEPIGMLLAVREGYATTLDDIGLPELSLGTLDPSAAGELLDSQPAKLSAGVRWRVLAEAAGNPLALVELPIALDREPGPPSGEFLPLTARLERSFATRLAELSRRTRMLLLACAANDGHDLREALTAAGTVTGTELLLADLAPAVDLGLVTLHERSIRFRHPLVRSAIYQKAGLLDRQVIHLALADVHTPDPDRRAWHRAAALDHPDDSVAADLEQVALRARQRGALTVAVTALRRAAELSEHVADRAMRLLRTAELAFELGRGELITELLALTDPALLGEPERARLAWLNEMREEGRNEGPQRVRRLIVTAEERERAGDRALARNFVRAAAMRCWWRDPGAELRHRVIALAERLAAHDDDPELLVALATAAPVERAGELIGRLTRLRETRLDGAMARLLGVAASTIGAHELSAAFLDHSISELRAQGRLGVLAQSLTSQMLNQLLGGDWPSAMLVAEECERLTRETQQPRWQSAALSILAALAGLRGDVSRGLELAAQSERVLGSVTIASNIAQAQYARGLIALCAGRHATAFGHLWRVFDPRDTAYHPIWGSWTISELAEAAVTAEHRDLARTALAELEVMGHQTPSPYLHVGLRHARAVLADDADAEGLFKTALDADLTSWPTARARLLLAHGLWLRRQRRIVEARDPLRAARDACDKLGLLAWGEKARQELRAAGEGSHQRVPSSAERLTPQELHIAKLAAGGLSNREIGQQLYLSHRTVGTHLHHAFRKLGIASRGQLRDVL, via the coding sequence ATGGTCATGGCCCTGTTCGGGCGTGAGCGCGAGATCGCCCAGGTCGAAAGCCTGGTGGCGCAGATCCCCGAGCAGGGTGACGCGCTGGTGATCAGGGGCGAGGCCGGGATCGGCAAGTCGGCCCTGCTGGCGGTCGCGCTGGACCGCGCACGGGCACTCGGCTTCGCGACGGCCGTCGCCTCGGGTGTGCAGAGCGAGACCCATCTGCCCTTCGCCGGGCTGCATCAGCTGATCCAGCCGATGCTCGAGACCGCCGCCGAGCTGCCGGTCGCCCAGCGAGAGGCCCTGCTCAACGCGTTCGGCATGGGCGACGGCCAGGCTCCCCAGCCCTTCCTCATCGCCCTGGCCGTGCTGAACCTGCTCGGCGAGGCCGCAGCGGCCGAGCCGCTGCTCGTCGTCGTCGAAGACCTGCAATGGCTCGACCGGCCCACCACCGACGTCCTGGCCTTCGTCACCCGGCGGCTGAGATCCGAGCCGATCGGGATGCTCCTGGCCGTGCGCGAGGGGTATGCGACCACCCTGGACGACATCGGGCTACCGGAGCTGAGCCTGGGCACGCTCGACCCGTCGGCGGCCGGAGAGCTGCTGGACAGCCAGCCGGCCAAGCTCTCCGCCGGTGTGCGATGGCGGGTGCTGGCCGAGGCCGCGGGCAATCCGCTCGCCCTGGTGGAGCTGCCCATCGCCCTCGACAGGGAGCCGGGTCCGCCCTCAGGTGAGTTCCTGCCGCTCACGGCCCGGCTGGAGCGCTCCTTCGCCACCCGGCTGGCGGAACTGTCGCGGCGTACCAGGATGTTGCTGCTGGCCTGCGCCGCCAACGACGGCCACGATCTGCGCGAGGCCCTGACGGCGGCCGGCACCGTCACCGGGACCGAGCTGTTGCTGGCCGACCTGGCCCCTGCGGTTGACCTCGGCCTGGTCACGTTGCACGAGCGGTCCATTCGCTTCCGGCACCCGCTCGTCCGCTCGGCCATTTACCAAAAGGCCGGGCTGCTGGATCGGCAGGTCATCCACCTGGCGCTGGCCGACGTGCACACCCCCGATCCGGACCGCCGGGCCTGGCATCGGGCCGCCGCGCTCGACCACCCGGACGACAGCGTCGCCGCCGACCTGGAACAGGTGGCGCTGCGAGCCCGGCAGCGCGGCGCGCTCACCGTGGCGGTCACCGCGCTGCGCCGCGCTGCCGAGCTGAGCGAGCACGTGGCCGACCGCGCCATGCGCCTGCTGCGCACCGCGGAACTCGCCTTCGAGCTGGGCCGCGGCGAGCTGATCACCGAACTGCTCGCGCTGACCGACCCGGCCCTGCTGGGCGAGCCCGAACGAGCCCGGCTGGCGTGGCTGAACGAGATGCGGGAGGAGGGCCGCAACGAGGGCCCGCAGCGGGTGCGCAGGCTCATCGTGACCGCCGAGGAACGTGAGCGCGCGGGCGACCGGGCCCTGGCACGCAACTTCGTCCGCGCGGCCGCGATGCGCTGCTGGTGGCGCGATCCCGGTGCGGAGCTTCGCCACCGCGTCATCGCGCTGGCCGAACGGCTGGCCGCGCACGACGACGATCCCGAGTTGCTGGTCGCGCTGGCCACCGCGGCGCCGGTGGAGCGGGCCGGGGAGCTGATCGGCCGGCTGACGAGGTTACGGGAGACCCGGCTGGACGGCGCCATGGCCAGGCTGCTGGGCGTGGCGGCCAGCACGATCGGCGCGCACGAGCTGTCCGCCGCCTTCCTCGACCACTCCATCAGCGAACTGCGCGCCCAGGGACGGTTGGGGGTGCTGGCGCAGTCGCTGACCTCGCAGATGCTCAACCAGCTCCTGGGCGGCGACTGGCCGAGCGCCATGCTGGTGGCCGAGGAGTGTGAACGGCTGACCAGGGAGACCCAGCAGCCCCGCTGGCAGTCGGCGGCCCTGTCCATCCTGGCCGCCCTCGCCGGGCTGCGCGGGGACGTGAGCCGGGGGCTGGAGCTGGCCGCTCAGAGCGAGCGGGTGCTGGGCAGCGTCACGATCGCCTCCAACATCGCCCAGGCCCAGTACGCCCGGGGCCTGATCGCGCTGTGCGCGGGCCGGCACGCCACCGCCTTCGGTCATCTGTGGCGGGTGTTCGACCCTCGTGACACCGCCTACCATCCCATCTGGGGCTCGTGGACGATCAGCGAGCTGGCCGAGGCGGCGGTGACCGCCGAGCACCGTGACCTGGCCCGTACGGCTCTGGCCGAGCTGGAGGTCATGGGCCACCAGACGCCCTCCCCCTACCTGCATGTGGGCCTGCGCCATGCCAGAGCGGTGCTGGCCGACGACGCCGACGCCGAGGGCCTGTTCAAGACCGCGCTCGACGCGGACCTGACCTCCTGGCCCACAGCGCGGGCCCGTCTGCTGCTCGCGCACGGCCTCTGGCTACGCCGTCAACGCCGGATCGTGGAAGCTCGCGACCCGCTGCGCGCGGCCCGCGACGCCTGCGACAAGCTTGGGCTGCTGGCCTGGGGAGAGAAGGCCCGCCAGGAGTTGCGCGCCGCGGGCGAGGGCAGCCACCAGCGCGTGCCCAGCTCCGCCGAGCGGCTGACCCCGCAGGAGCTGCACATCGCCAAACTGGCCGCCGGCGGCCTGTCCAACCGCGAGATCGGCCAGCAGCTCTACCTGTCCCATCGCACGGTCGGCACCCACCTGCACCACGCCTTCCGCAAACTGGGCATCGCCTCCCGCGGCCAGCTGCGCGACGTACTCTGA
- a CDS encoding alpha/beta fold hydrolase, with protein sequence MSLFYEDVGDGPPVVLVHGWPLSCRFWENQIGPLVEAGHRVVCYDRRGFGHSSRPWHGYDHATFTADLAALVEGLDLTGLALVGHSTGCAEAVGYAAVSERVTRLVLGSPALFPDPIAAELRMAARRHRIPMLDDVLLRLFAVDGHSTLDEQTRLYLLRHAADASPQATAQSLAAWSSAAPDAELARVAVPTLIVQGEADAFVSPRDSGARVRRAIAGSALVTIPRAPHGAPLTHSEQWNQLLLEFLAR encoded by the coding sequence GTGAGCCTCTTCTACGAGGACGTCGGCGACGGACCGCCCGTCGTCCTGGTGCACGGCTGGCCGCTGTCGTGCCGGTTCTGGGAGAACCAGATCGGCCCGCTCGTCGAGGCCGGTCACCGGGTGGTCTGCTACGACCGGCGCGGTTTCGGGCACTCCAGCCGGCCCTGGCACGGCTACGACCACGCCACCTTCACCGCCGACCTGGCCGCCCTGGTCGAGGGCCTCGACCTGACCGGGCTGGCGCTGGTCGGCCACTCCACCGGCTGCGCCGAGGCCGTCGGCTACGCCGCCGTGTCCGAGCGGGTGACCCGGCTGGTGCTGGGCAGCCCGGCGCTCTTTCCGGACCCGATCGCCGCCGAGCTGCGCATGGCCGCGCGGCGGCACCGCATCCCCATGCTCGACGACGTTCTGCTGCGTCTGTTCGCCGTCGACGGTCACAGCACGCTGGACGAGCAGACTCGCCTGTACCTGCTCAGGCACGCCGCGGACGCCTCCCCCCAGGCGACCGCGCAGTCGCTGGCCGCGTGGAGTTCCGCGGCCCCGGACGCGGAGCTGGCGCGCGTCGCCGTACCCACGCTGATCGTTCAGGGCGAGGCGGACGCGTTCGTGTCGCCGCGCGACAGCGGGGCACGGGTGAGGCGGGCGATCGCGGGCAGTGCGCTGGTCACGATCCCTCGCGCGCCGCACGGGGCCCCGCTCACCCACTCTGAGCAGTGGAACCAGCTGCTGCTGGAGTTTCTGGCGAGATGA